One genomic region from Epinephelus fuscoguttatus linkage group LG6, E.fuscoguttatus.final_Chr_v1 encodes:
- the ercc6l gene encoding DNA excision repair protein ERCC-6-like isoform X2, which produces MEVSQRHGEDAEISEKLEKSLSISTDDKMEAYRRFIQDGKDVARQGDIKKALKFFKRAYDIHQSQKLESRIKKIEDLLAQNDLEEEDDEEFVDVNNSGLMLYKELYDKLYNYQRNGVAFLYSLYRDGRKGGILADDMGLGKTIQVISFLSGMYDNELAKHTLLIMPTSLITNWTKEFAKWTPGMRVKEFHGAGKERTRNLEKVQRRSGVIITTYTMLISNWQQLSSYCGKEFVWDYMILDEAHKIKTTTTKTAKSAYAIPSKNRVLLTGTPVQNNLKEMWALFDFACQGTLLGTAKTFKAEYENPITRAREKDATPGEKALGSRMSENLMAIIKPYFLRRTKAEVQKDKMKGAQPCKEEHSDNKDSHVPNPPEDSGAVMPKLTRKNDLIVWTYLSSVQEDIYTQFLSLDHIKELLMTTKSPLAELNILKKLCDHPRLLSATAIAKLGLEESSPENEQNENMEADTGSIANVPDDTLISESGKLVFLFELLERLREEGHRTLVFAHYRKVLDIIERILGNRGFKVMRLDGTITQLAEREKRITKFQTDKSYSVFLLTTQVGGVGITLTAANRVVIYDPSWNPATDAQAVDRAYRIGQTENVVIYRLITCGTVEEKIYRRQVFKDSLIRQNTGDKKNPFRYFSKQELKELFTLEDTRSSSTQMQLQAMHSRHRRTDPELDQHIAHLHAMEMFGISDHDLMFSLDVNHDEDPEDQEAQHYIEGRVQKAQELMKAESELQLQLAESMASSTEPAWLRQPEDNNKSRQSNEKKPRNPRPSPSYPQHDFNRSPVVVDLDQSGSDQQDARKNLSDRVIDLTADNSMSEEQPVMEVSQDKLSEHNLDSPKHHPVKQERSYLEVANPSPQEVIEESLVMSETSAAAAACDMADASVQELMDESAVSEAVAALAGDHSLVYVTAVDEDEQLLTGTSHSKYDSKMDLGHPHVTPLQNKRLSALQASMSSFKADTSSRASTGLESFEGNFNLQLEDSDMFSDHDVLDQQTEEEEKKLLSQLQVEGSFDINKSLSERQQREALMQSLNNGHTSEMDKSNDSIVTFKKKRAAVIYDSEEEDNDDDDDDDRSQLDNSFQVLGASTPKSVPSGPTPLWSRKSTGGNTSVASRRSLLQSIIDDMDNHNQDVSDESKEEDIIGSTRDELQLEESHNQDSADGEEGDISERHSDEAEEEDIIGSTHDELQLEETIGETLNTEGEEEEDEDDESGQGSSSNMEESASEPELASDERMDQCTVDEGVKMNGTEEVMEEESFDSLVSRGKEFRSKGKLDEALGFFLRAIDIKPGDPEIQLMTIQLYRQLSQRS; this is translated from the exons ATGGAAGTCTCTCAGCGTCACGGAGAAGATGCGGAGATTTCAGAGAAACTGGAAAA GTCTCTGTCCATCAGCACAGACGACAAGATGGAAGCTTACCGCAG atTCATACAGGATGGTAAAGATGTTGCCAGACAAGGGGACATAAAGAAAGCACTGAAGTTCTTCAAACGGGCCTATGACATTCACCAGAGTCAAAAACTTGAAAGCAGGATAAAGAAAATTGAAGATCTTCTTGCTCAGAATGACTTggaggaagaagatgatgaagagttTGTCGACGTTAACAACAGTGGTTTAATGCTTTACAAAGAGTTATAtgacaaactttataactacCAGAGAAATGGAGTGGCCTTCTTGTACAGTCTGTACAGAGATGGTCGTAAAGGCGGGATCCTGGCAGATGACATGGGCCTCGGTAAAACCATCCAAGTAATATCCTTCCTCTCAGGTATGTACGACAACGAGTTGGCTAAACACACGCTGCTGATCATGCCAACTTCACTCATCACAAACTGGACTAAGGAGTTTGCCAAATGGACTCCCGGTATGAGGGTGAAGGAGTTTCATGGTGCCGGCAAAGAGAGGACCAGGAATCTGGAGAAAGTCCAGAGGAGAAGTGGTGTCATCATTACCACCTACACTATGCTTATCAGCAACTGGCAGCAGCTGTCATCGTACTGTGGCAAGGAGTTTGTTTGGGACTACATGATCCTGGATGAGGCACACAAGATAAAAACTACAACCACCAAAACAGCCAAAAGTGCCTACGCCATACCTTCGAAGAACCGAGTTCTTCTGACAGGCACTCCAGTCCAGAACAACCTGAAAGAAATGTGGGCCCTCTTCGACTTTGCTTGTCAAGGCACTCTCCTCGGCACAGCGAAAACATTCAAAGCAGAGTATGAGAACCCCATCACCCGGGCCAGAGAGAAGGACGCCACTCCAGGGGAAAAGGCTCTCGGGTCTCGGATGTCTGAAAACCTAATGGCCATAATCAAACCCTATTTCCTCCGCAGGACAAAAGCAGAAGTgcagaaagacaaaatgaaaggtGCACAGCCATGCAAAGAGGAACATTCGGACAACAAGGACAGCCATGTCCCAAACCCTCCAGAAGATTCTGGAGCAGTGATGCCCAAGCTGACGAGAAAGAACGACCTGATTGTCTGGACTTACCTGAGCTCCGTCCAGGAAGACATATACACGCAGTTCCTGTCGCTGGACCACATCAAGGAGCTGCTCATGACCACCAAGTCGCCTCTAGCCGaattaaacatattaaaaaagcTGTGCGACCATCCGAGACTTCTCTCTGCTACAGCCATTGCTAAGTTAGGCTTGGAGGAGAGTTCACCTGAGAATGAGCAGAATGAAAACATggaggcagacacaggcagcATTGCTAACGTTCCTGACGACACCCTAATATCCGAGTCTGGGAAACTTGTCTTTCTGTTTGAACTTCTTGAAAGGCTCCGAGAAGAGGGCCACCGCACACTCGTCTTCGCACACTACAGGAAAGTGCTTGACATCATTGAACGCATCCTGGGCAACAGAGGCTTCAAAGTCATGAGACTAGATGGGACAATAACTCAGcttgcagagagagagaagcgcATCACTAAGTTCCAGACTGACAAAAGTTACTCTGTCTTCCTCCTGACCACCCAGGTCGGAGGAGTTGGCATCACTCTGACAGCAGCAAACAGAGTTGTGATCTATGATCCCAGCTGGAACCCAGCGACAGACGCTCAGGCAGTGGACAGGGCATATCGCATCGGCCAGACTGAAAACGTCGTGATCTACAGGCTGATCACCTGCGGCACTGTCGAGGAAAAGATCTACAGGCGTCAGGTTTTCAAAGACTCCCTCATCAGACAGAATACTGGGGACAAGAAGAACCCTTTTCGGTACTTTAGCAAGCAGGAGCTGAAGGAGCTCTTTACTCTGGAGGACACACGGTCATCGTCCACACAGATGCAGCTTCAGGCCATGCACTCCAGACACAGGAGGACTGACCCTGAACTGGACCAACACATCGCCCACCTCCATGCCATGGAGATGTTTGGGATCTCTGACCACGATCTCATGTTTTCCCTGGATGTTAACCATGACGAGGACCCAGAGGACCAAGAGGCGCAACACTATATAGAAGGGAGGGTCCAGAAGGCCCAGGAGCTGATGAAGGCTGAGTCAGAGTTACAGTTGCAGCTGGCAGAGAGCATGGCATCAAGTACAGAACCCGCCTGGCTCAGACAACCtgaggacaacaacaaaagtcgGCAGTCCAATGAGAAAAAACCAAGAAACCCAAGGCCAAGTCCTTCCTATCCACAGCATGACTTCAACAGGTCACCGGTTGTGGTGGACTTGGACCAGTCTGGTTCTGACCAGCAGGATGCCCGAAAGAATCTGAGTGACAGAGTTATCGATCTAACTGCAGATAACAGTATGTCAGAGGAACAACCTGTTATGGAAGTTAGCCAAGACAAGCTTTCTGAACACAACCTGGATTCCCCGAAACACCACCCTGTCAAGCAGGAGAGGAGTTACTTAGAAGTAGCAAACCCATCACCTCAGGAGGTGATTGAGGAGTCTTTGGTGATGTCGGAgaccagtgctgctgctgctgcatgtgacATGGCAGATGCCTCCGTTCAAGAACTGATGGATGAGTCTGCAGTGTCTGAAGCTGTAGCTGCTTTGGCAGGTGACCACAGCCTGGTGTATGTTACAGCGGTCGATGAAGATGAACAGCTGCTAACTGGAACCTCACACTCAAAATACGACTCCAAGATGGACTTGGGGCATCCACATGTCACACCCCTGCAAAACAAACGACTCTCTGCCTTACAAGCATCCATGTCAAGCTTCAAAGCAGACACATCATCCAGAGCCAGCACTGGGCTCGAATCCTTTGAAGGCAACTTCAATTTGCAGCTTGAGGACAGTGACATGTTCTCAGACCACGATGTACTGGATCAGCAGAccgaagaagaagagaagaagctGCTGTCACAGCTGCAGGTCGAGGGGAGTTTTGACATCAATAAATCCCTTTctgagagacagcagagagaagCACTCATGCAAAGCCTCAACAACGGCCACACCTCTGAAATGGACAAGTCGAATGATTCCATTGTGACCTTCAAGAAGAAAAGAGCAGCAGTGATTTATGATAGTGAAGAAgaagataatgatgatgatgatgatgatgataggaGTCAACTCGACAACTCATTCCAGGTTCTTGGTGCATCAACACCTAAATCGGTGCCATCAGGCCCAACCCCTCTATGGTCAAGAAAGAGCACCGGAGGAAACACGTCCGTGGCCTCACGCCGGTCCCTCCTTCAGTCCATCATCGACGACATGGACAACCACAACCAAGACGtttctgatgagtccaaagaggaggacatcattggttcaactcgggatgagctccagctggaggagagccacaaccaagactcagctgacggagaggaaggtgatatttcagagaggcatTCTGATGAGGCTGAAGAGGAGGACATCATTGGTTCAACTCATGATGAGCTCCAGCTGGAGGAGACCATCGGAGAGACATTAAACacggagggggaggaggaagaagatgaggatgatgagTCGGGACAAGGGTCCAGCAGTAACATGGAGGAGTCGGCCAGTGAGCCCGAGCTAGCCTCCGATGAAAGAATGGATCAGTGCACTGTTGATGAAGGAGTCAAGATGAACGGGACGGAGGAGGtcatggaggaggagagctTCGACTCCCTGGTCAGTAGAGGGAAGGAGTTCCGCAGCAAAGGGAAGCTGGACGAGGCCCTGGGTTTCTTCCTGAGAGCTATCGACATCAAACCTGGAGATCCTGAAATTCAGCTCATGACCATCCAACTGTACCGACAGCTGAGTCAGAGAAGCTAA
- the ercc6l gene encoding DNA excision repair protein ERCC-6-like isoform X1, protein MEVSQRHGEDAEISEKLEKSLSISTDDKMEAYRRFIQDGKDVARQGDIKKALKFFKRAYDIHQSQKLESRIKKIEDLLAQNDLEEEDDEEFVDVNNSGLMLYKELYDKLYNYQRNGVAFLYSLYRDGRKGGILADDMGLGKTIQVISFLSGMYDNELAKHTLLIMPTSLITNWTKEFAKWTPGMRVKEFHGAGKERTRNLEKVQRRSGVIITTYTMLISNWQQLSSYCGKEFVWDYMILDEAHKIKTTTTKTAKSAYAIPSKNRVLLTGTPVQNNLKEMWALFDFACQGTLLGTAKTFKAEYENPITRAREKDATPGEKALGSRMSENLMAIIKPYFLRRTKAEVQKDKMKGAQPCKEEHSDNKDSHVPNPPEDSGAVMPKLTRKNDLIVWTYLSSVQEDIYTQFLSLDHIKELLMTTKSPLAELNILKKLCDHPRLLSATAIAKLGLEESSPENEQNENMEADTGSIANVPDDTLISESGKLVFLFELLERLREEGHRTLVFAHYRKVLDIIERILGNRGFKVMRLDGTITQLAEREKRITKFQTDKSYSVFLLTTQVGGVGITLTAANRVVIYDPSWNPATDAQAVDRAYRIGQTENVVIYRLITCGTVEEKIYRRQVFKDSLIRQNTGDKKNPFRYFSKQELKELFTLEDTRSSSTQMQLQAMHSRHRRTDPELDQHIAHLHAMEMFGISDHDLMFSLDVNHDEDPEDQEAQHYIEGRVQKAQELMKAESELQLQLAESMASSTEPAWLRQPEDNNKSRQSNEKKPRNPRPSPSYPQHDFNRSPVVVDLDQSGSDQQDARKNLSDRVIDLTADNSMSEEQPVMEVSQDKLSEHNLDSPKHHPVKQERSYLEVANPSPQEVIEESLVMSETSAAAAACDMADASVQELMDESAVSEAVAALAGDHSLVYVTAVDEDEQLLTGTSHSKYDSKMDLGHPHVTPLQNKRLSALQASMSSFKADTSSRASTGLESFEGNFNLQLEDSDMFSDHDVLDQQTEEEEKKLLSQLQVEGSFDINKSLSERQQREALMQSLNNGHTSEMDKSNDSIVTFKKKRAAVIYDSEEEDNDDDDDDDRSQLDNSFQVLGASTPKSVPSGPTPLWSRKSTGGNTSVASRRSLLQSIIDDMDNHNQDVSDESKEEDIIGSTRDELQLEESHNQDSADGEEGDISERHSDEAEEEDIIGSTHDELQLEETIGETLNTEGEEEEDEDDESGQGSSSNMEESASEPELASDERMDQCTVDEGVKMNGTEEVMEEESFDSLVSRGKEFRSKGKLDEALGFFLRAIDIKPGDPEIQLMTIQLYRQLSQRS, encoded by the exons GTCTCTGTCCATCAGCACAGACGACAAGATGGAAGCTTACCGCAG atTCATACAGGATGGTAAAGATGTTGCCAGACAAGGGGACATAAAGAAAGCACTGAAGTTCTTCAAACGGGCCTATGACATTCACCAGAGTCAAAAACTTGAAAGCAGGATAAAGAAAATTGAAGATCTTCTTGCTCAGAATGACTTggaggaagaagatgatgaagagttTGTCGACGTTAACAACAGTGGTTTAATGCTTTACAAAGAGTTATAtgacaaactttataactacCAGAGAAATGGAGTGGCCTTCTTGTACAGTCTGTACAGAGATGGTCGTAAAGGCGGGATCCTGGCAGATGACATGGGCCTCGGTAAAACCATCCAAGTAATATCCTTCCTCTCAGGTATGTACGACAACGAGTTGGCTAAACACACGCTGCTGATCATGCCAACTTCACTCATCACAAACTGGACTAAGGAGTTTGCCAAATGGACTCCCGGTATGAGGGTGAAGGAGTTTCATGGTGCCGGCAAAGAGAGGACCAGGAATCTGGAGAAAGTCCAGAGGAGAAGTGGTGTCATCATTACCACCTACACTATGCTTATCAGCAACTGGCAGCAGCTGTCATCGTACTGTGGCAAGGAGTTTGTTTGGGACTACATGATCCTGGATGAGGCACACAAGATAAAAACTACAACCACCAAAACAGCCAAAAGTGCCTACGCCATACCTTCGAAGAACCGAGTTCTTCTGACAGGCACTCCAGTCCAGAACAACCTGAAAGAAATGTGGGCCCTCTTCGACTTTGCTTGTCAAGGCACTCTCCTCGGCACAGCGAAAACATTCAAAGCAGAGTATGAGAACCCCATCACCCGGGCCAGAGAGAAGGACGCCACTCCAGGGGAAAAGGCTCTCGGGTCTCGGATGTCTGAAAACCTAATGGCCATAATCAAACCCTATTTCCTCCGCAGGACAAAAGCAGAAGTgcagaaagacaaaatgaaaggtGCACAGCCATGCAAAGAGGAACATTCGGACAACAAGGACAGCCATGTCCCAAACCCTCCAGAAGATTCTGGAGCAGTGATGCCCAAGCTGACGAGAAAGAACGACCTGATTGTCTGGACTTACCTGAGCTCCGTCCAGGAAGACATATACACGCAGTTCCTGTCGCTGGACCACATCAAGGAGCTGCTCATGACCACCAAGTCGCCTCTAGCCGaattaaacatattaaaaaagcTGTGCGACCATCCGAGACTTCTCTCTGCTACAGCCATTGCTAAGTTAGGCTTGGAGGAGAGTTCACCTGAGAATGAGCAGAATGAAAACATggaggcagacacaggcagcATTGCTAACGTTCCTGACGACACCCTAATATCCGAGTCTGGGAAACTTGTCTTTCTGTTTGAACTTCTTGAAAGGCTCCGAGAAGAGGGCCACCGCACACTCGTCTTCGCACACTACAGGAAAGTGCTTGACATCATTGAACGCATCCTGGGCAACAGAGGCTTCAAAGTCATGAGACTAGATGGGACAATAACTCAGcttgcagagagagagaagcgcATCACTAAGTTCCAGACTGACAAAAGTTACTCTGTCTTCCTCCTGACCACCCAGGTCGGAGGAGTTGGCATCACTCTGACAGCAGCAAACAGAGTTGTGATCTATGATCCCAGCTGGAACCCAGCGACAGACGCTCAGGCAGTGGACAGGGCATATCGCATCGGCCAGACTGAAAACGTCGTGATCTACAGGCTGATCACCTGCGGCACTGTCGAGGAAAAGATCTACAGGCGTCAGGTTTTCAAAGACTCCCTCATCAGACAGAATACTGGGGACAAGAAGAACCCTTTTCGGTACTTTAGCAAGCAGGAGCTGAAGGAGCTCTTTACTCTGGAGGACACACGGTCATCGTCCACACAGATGCAGCTTCAGGCCATGCACTCCAGACACAGGAGGACTGACCCTGAACTGGACCAACACATCGCCCACCTCCATGCCATGGAGATGTTTGGGATCTCTGACCACGATCTCATGTTTTCCCTGGATGTTAACCATGACGAGGACCCAGAGGACCAAGAGGCGCAACACTATATAGAAGGGAGGGTCCAGAAGGCCCAGGAGCTGATGAAGGCTGAGTCAGAGTTACAGTTGCAGCTGGCAGAGAGCATGGCATCAAGTACAGAACCCGCCTGGCTCAGACAACCtgaggacaacaacaaaagtcgGCAGTCCAATGAGAAAAAACCAAGAAACCCAAGGCCAAGTCCTTCCTATCCACAGCATGACTTCAACAGGTCACCGGTTGTGGTGGACTTGGACCAGTCTGGTTCTGACCAGCAGGATGCCCGAAAGAATCTGAGTGACAGAGTTATCGATCTAACTGCAGATAACAGTATGTCAGAGGAACAACCTGTTATGGAAGTTAGCCAAGACAAGCTTTCTGAACACAACCTGGATTCCCCGAAACACCACCCTGTCAAGCAGGAGAGGAGTTACTTAGAAGTAGCAAACCCATCACCTCAGGAGGTGATTGAGGAGTCTTTGGTGATGTCGGAgaccagtgctgctgctgctgcatgtgacATGGCAGATGCCTCCGTTCAAGAACTGATGGATGAGTCTGCAGTGTCTGAAGCTGTAGCTGCTTTGGCAGGTGACCACAGCCTGGTGTATGTTACAGCGGTCGATGAAGATGAACAGCTGCTAACTGGAACCTCACACTCAAAATACGACTCCAAGATGGACTTGGGGCATCCACATGTCACACCCCTGCAAAACAAACGACTCTCTGCCTTACAAGCATCCATGTCAAGCTTCAAAGCAGACACATCATCCAGAGCCAGCACTGGGCTCGAATCCTTTGAAGGCAACTTCAATTTGCAGCTTGAGGACAGTGACATGTTCTCAGACCACGATGTACTGGATCAGCAGAccgaagaagaagagaagaagctGCTGTCACAGCTGCAGGTCGAGGGGAGTTTTGACATCAATAAATCCCTTTctgagagacagcagagagaagCACTCATGCAAAGCCTCAACAACGGCCACACCTCTGAAATGGACAAGTCGAATGATTCCATTGTGACCTTCAAGAAGAAAAGAGCAGCAGTGATTTATGATAGTGAAGAAgaagataatgatgatgatgatgatgatgataggaGTCAACTCGACAACTCATTCCAGGTTCTTGGTGCATCAACACCTAAATCGGTGCCATCAGGCCCAACCCCTCTATGGTCAAGAAAGAGCACCGGAGGAAACACGTCCGTGGCCTCACGCCGGTCCCTCCTTCAGTCCATCATCGACGACATGGACAACCACAACCAAGACGtttctgatgagtccaaagaggaggacatcattggttcaactcgggatgagctccagctggaggagagccacaaccaagactcagctgacggagaggaaggtgatatttcagagaggcatTCTGATGAGGCTGAAGAGGAGGACATCATTGGTTCAACTCATGATGAGCTCCAGCTGGAGGAGACCATCGGAGAGACATTAAACacggagggggaggaggaagaagatgaggatgatgagTCGGGACAAGGGTCCAGCAGTAACATGGAGGAGTCGGCCAGTGAGCCCGAGCTAGCCTCCGATGAAAGAATGGATCAGTGCACTGTTGATGAAGGAGTCAAGATGAACGGGACGGAGGAGGtcatggaggaggagagctTCGACTCCCTGGTCAGTAGAGGGAAGGAGTTCCGCAGCAAAGGGAAGCTGGACGAGGCCCTGGGTTTCTTCCTGAGAGCTATCGACATCAAACCTGGAGATCCTGAAATTCAGCTCATGACCATCCAACTGTACCGACAGCTGAGTCAGAGAAGCTAA